In a genomic window of Methylophaga thalassica:
- the rpsU gene encoding 30S ribosomal protein S21 codes for MPAVRVKENEPFDVALRRFKRACEKAGTVAEARAREAYEKPTTVRKRAAAAAVKRHQKKLSRENASRIRLY; via the coding sequence ATGCCTGCAGTAAGAGTAAAAGAGAACGAACCATTTGACGTCGCTCTACGTCGTTTTAAACGTGCATGTGAGAAAGCTGGCACAGTTGCTGAAGCCCGTGCTCGTGAAGCTTATGAAAAACCAACTACTGTACGTAAACGTGCCGCAGCCGCAGCCGTAAAACGTCACCAGAAGAAACTGTCTCGCGAAAACGCAAGCCGTATCCGTCTTTACTAA
- a CDS encoding DUF1328 domain-containing protein translates to MLSWALTFLIIGIIAGALGLSGVAGTATNIAWILFVIGLVLALIFFITGRRPPM, encoded by the coding sequence ATGTTAAGTTGGGCATTGACGTTTTTAATCATCGGTATTATTGCTGGTGCACTAGGTTTAAGTGGTGTTGCAGGTACTGCAACGAATATTGCTTGGATTCTATTTGTTATCGGTTTAGTGCTTGCTCTTATTTTCTTCATCACTGGTAGACGCCCCCCAATGTAG
- a CDS encoding entericidin A/B family lipoprotein, with amino-acid sequence MKPFAVLLSICLVLLLSGCNTMEGIGKDVGAAGDALEKSASDNKGY; translated from the coding sequence ATGAAACCTTTCGCCGTCTTATTATCTATTTGTCTTGTCTTACTTCTGAGTGGTTGTAACACAATGGAAGGTATTGGCAAGGACGTTGGTGCAGCAGGTGATGCCCTGGAAAAGAGTGCCAGTGATAACAAAGGATATTAA
- the rpoD gene encoding RNA polymerase sigma factor RpoD, which produces MKDQQSRVKELIALGKERGYLTYGEINDHLPEDLVDADQVEDIVSMFSDLGIMVHEDGMDTDEMERLAEAVSSNDEVSDEEAAAVLASSDGEFGRTTDPVRMYMREMGSVELLTREGEIVIAKRIEAGLRESLMMLSTYPACISSFLELYDAVEAGEMRLNELIKGFVSAEELVEEHDDLSDTDDDTDDDSDSDSDDDDDDDSVDNVSDDDDSGEIDPEEARVRFEALKESFNAYLKAEGEEAEASREQASAQFMEFKLTPKTLAYLNDLMSETVNEIRNQERIIMDIVVEQARMNRRDFIDSFQGNESNVNWADKHIRAKKHYSSTIKKHHDEIIAAQSVLAEIAESRGMSISEIKEISRQMSIAEAKARRAKKEMVEANLRLVISIAKKYTNRGLQFLDLIQEGNIGLMKAVDKFEYQRGYKFSTYATWWIRQAITRSIADQARTIRIPVHMIETINKLNRVARQMLQEMGREPTPDELAERVDMPEDKVRKVLKISKEPISMETPIGDDEDSHLGDFVEDVNVISPSDSAIIEGLREATQGVLNGLTEREAKVLRMRFGIDMNTDHTLEEVGKQFDVTRERIRQIEAKALRKLRHPSRSDQLRSFLDSEGS; this is translated from the coding sequence ATGAAAGATCAACAATCACGCGTTAAGGAACTGATCGCCTTAGGTAAAGAACGTGGTTATCTCACTTATGGTGAGATTAATGATCATCTTCCGGAAGATTTGGTAGATGCTGATCAGGTCGAAGATATTGTCAGCATGTTCAGTGACCTCGGTATTATGGTCCATGAAGATGGCATGGATACCGATGAAATGGAGCGTCTTGCTGAAGCGGTTTCGTCAAACGACGAAGTTTCAGATGAAGAAGCTGCTGCTGTTCTAGCAAGCTCTGATGGCGAATTTGGTCGAACCACTGATCCAGTACGTATGTACATGCGCGAAATGGGCTCGGTAGAACTACTGACCCGGGAAGGGGAAATTGTCATTGCGAAACGCATTGAAGCAGGCTTACGTGAAAGCTTGATGATGCTTTCGACATATCCAGCCTGTATTTCATCCTTTTTAGAATTGTATGACGCCGTCGAAGCGGGTGAAATGCGTCTGAACGAGTTGATAAAAGGCTTTGTTTCTGCAGAAGAGCTCGTGGAAGAACATGATGATCTGAGTGATACAGATGATGACACAGATGATGATTCAGATAGTGATTCAGATGATGATGACGATGATGATTCTGTGGATAACGTCAGCGATGACGATGACTCTGGTGAAATTGATCCTGAAGAAGCACGTGTTCGTTTTGAAGCATTAAAAGAAAGCTTTAATGCCTACCTGAAAGCAGAAGGTGAAGAGGCTGAGGCATCACGTGAGCAAGCCAGTGCACAGTTTATGGAGTTTAAACTTACTCCTAAAACATTGGCTTACCTGAATGATCTGATGAGCGAAACAGTCAACGAAATCCGTAATCAGGAAAGAATTATTATGGATATCGTGGTAGAACAAGCCCGCATGAATCGCCGTGATTTTATCGATTCATTCCAAGGCAATGAAAGTAATGTCAATTGGGCTGATAAACATATCAGAGCGAAAAAACATTACTCTTCTACCATCAAGAAACATCATGATGAAATTATCGCTGCACAGTCAGTTTTAGCTGAGATTGCAGAAAGCCGTGGCATGTCAATTTCTGAAATAAAAGAAATTTCACGTCAAATGTCGATCGCAGAAGCAAAAGCTCGTCGTGCGAAGAAAGAAATGGTTGAGGCGAATCTTCGTCTGGTTATTTCTATCGCGAAAAAATATACTAACCGTGGTTTACAGTTCCTGGACTTAATTCAGGAAGGTAATATCGGCTTGATGAAAGCTGTTGATAAGTTTGAATATCAACGTGGTTATAAGTTTTCAACCTATGCCACCTGGTGGATTCGTCAGGCGATAACCCGATCTATTGCGGATCAGGCTCGTACGATTCGTATTCCTGTACATATGATTGAAACAATTAACAAATTGAATCGTGTTGCACGTCAGATGTTACAGGAAATGGGCCGTGAACCTACTCCTGATGAGTTGGCAGAACGTGTTGATATGCCAGAAGATAAAGTACGTAAAGTGCTGAAAATTTCTAAAGAACCAATTTCGATGGAAACACCGATTGGTGATGATGAAGATTCGCACTTAGGCGACTTTGTTGAAGATGTGAATGTGATTTCACCTTCAGATTCTGCGATAATAGAAGGCTTGCGTGAAGCGACTCAAGGTGTATTAAACGGCTTAACAGAAAGAGAAGCAAAAGTATTACGTATGCGTTTTGGTATTGATATGAATACCGATCATACGCTGGAAGAAGTCGGCAAACAGTTTGATGTAACGCGTGAACGTATTCGTCAGATTGAAGCGAAAGCATTACGTAAACTACGCCATCCTTCACGTTCTGATCAATTACGAAGCTTCCTGGATTCAGAAGGTTCGTAA
- a CDS encoding Crp/Fnr family transcriptional regulator codes for MESVISDADSCIVHQFEKMVELSESEINLLAALERDARKFDSGERLAFAGEYSDRFYTLRSGWACAIKTMADGQRQILDIFLPGQILGLREIGLSHSLTEFRALTPIEACPFPKQRLTEIFEKSPRLTDLFFLIMAREQAMLIERIVNIGRRNAAERLAHFIVEMKVRLNQRACEFHLPMNQSVIGDTLGISSVHVSRTFKHLRDLGLIDNKNGQIEINNLEGLIDLSGFDRTYLETYPDWTRLTKPSKRGY; via the coding sequence ATGGAATCTGTTATCAGCGATGCAGATAGTTGTATTGTTCACCAGTTTGAAAAAATGGTTGAATTATCAGAGTCAGAAATAAACCTTCTTGCAGCTCTCGAAAGAGATGCTCGCAAGTTTGACTCTGGTGAGAGATTAGCCTTTGCTGGTGAGTACAGTGATCGTTTTTATACTCTGAGGTCTGGCTGGGCTTGTGCCATAAAAACCATGGCCGATGGTCAACGGCAAATTCTTGATATTTTCTTGCCAGGCCAGATTTTAGGTCTTCGGGAAATTGGTCTCAGTCATTCACTGACTGAGTTCAGGGCTTTAACACCCATTGAAGCCTGCCCGTTCCCAAAACAAAGATTGACAGAGATTTTTGAAAAGTCTCCACGGCTGACAGATTTATTCTTTCTGATCATGGCAAGAGAACAAGCGATGCTGATTGAAAGAATTGTCAATATCGGTAGACGAAATGCTGCTGAGCGTCTAGCTCATTTTATTGTCGAAATGAAGGTGAGACTAAATCAGCGTGCATGTGAATTTCATCTACCCATGAACCAGAGTGTTATTGGAGATACACTTGGTATTTCGTCAGTACACGTCAGTCGAACATTTAAACACCTACGTGATTTAGGTTTAATTGATAATAAAAACGGACAAATCGAAATTAACAATCTGGAAGGTTTAATTGACCTATCTGGTTTTGATAGAACCTACCTTGAAACCTATCCAGACTGGACCAGACTAACTAAACCCTCTAAACGAGGATACTAG
- the plsY gene encoding glycerol-3-phosphate 1-O-acyltransferase PlsY, whose translation MLETYALPVILLVVAYLFGSLSSAIILCKLAGLPDPRTQGSGNPGATNVLRFGGKKLAATVLLFDVLKGVIPVAIAYAIGLDMVWVAATAFAAFLGHLFPIFFEFKGGKGVATALGGFIALSPILAAAGLVTWLVVFAVTRISSLSALVAAALTPVYSLWLIDSVNARWIILLTALFLIARHHGNIRRLLAKEESKSG comes from the coding sequence CCGTCATTTTATTGGTGGTCGCTTATCTTTTTGGCTCATTATCGAGTGCGATCATTTTATGTAAGCTGGCAGGCTTGCCGGACCCACGAACTCAGGGCTCAGGTAATCCCGGTGCAACTAACGTACTGCGATTTGGCGGTAAAAAACTGGCAGCAACTGTCTTGCTGTTTGATGTTTTGAAAGGCGTCATTCCGGTAGCAATTGCATATGCCATCGGCCTTGATATGGTGTGGGTCGCCGCAACAGCGTTTGCCGCCTTTTTAGGTCACCTGTTTCCGATCTTTTTTGAATTCAAAGGTGGCAAAGGGGTCGCTACCGCATTGGGTGGCTTTATCGCTCTATCACCGATACTGGCCGCAGCAGGATTAGTCACTTGGTTAGTGGTGTTTGCTGTGACACGTATATCGTCTCTATCTGCCTTAGTGGCTGCTGCCCTTACCCCGGTTTATAGTTTGTGGCTTATCGATAGTGTCAATGCGCGTTGGATTATTCTACTGACTGCCTTGTTCTTAATTGCCCGTCATCACGGTAATATCCGTCGCCTACTGGCTAAGGAAGAGTCAAAGTCTGGCTAA
- a CDS encoding GatB/YqeY domain-containing protein: protein MPAEASPLKVTIQDSIKDAMRAKDKERLAVLRQISAAIKQVEVDNRVDLSDDDIVVILTKMIKQRREALEQYENASRADLADIEKAELVVIEEFMPEQLSEEEIAQAIQSAIDEAGASSIKDMGAVMNVLRPKIQGRADMAAVSGQVKSALSN from the coding sequence ATGCCTGCAGAAGCCAGCCCGTTAAAAGTTACTATTCAAGACAGCATCAAAGATGCGATGCGCGCCAAAGACAAAGAACGTCTTGCAGTGTTACGTCAAATTTCAGCTGCCATCAAGCAAGTTGAAGTAGATAACCGGGTTGACCTTTCTGACGATGATATTGTCGTTATCCTGACCAAAATGATCAAACAACGTCGTGAAGCATTAGAACAATACGAAAATGCTTCTCGTGCGGATTTGGCGGATATCGAAAAGGCTGAACTCGTGGTCATTGAAGAGTTTATGCCTGAGCAACTCTCTGAAGAAGAAATTGCGCAAGCTATTCAATCAGCCATTGATGAAGCGGGTGCAAGTAGCATTAAAGACATGGGCGCAGTCATGAATGTGTTGCGACCAAAAATTCAAGGCCGTGCTGACATGGCCGCAGTAAGTGGACAAGTTAAATCAGCGTTGAGCAATTAA
- the tsaD gene encoding tRNA (adenosine(37)-N6)-threonylcarbamoyltransferase complex transferase subunit TsaD, with the protein MRVLGIESSCDETGVAIYDTEKGLLAHRLFSQIAMHAEYGGVVPELASRDHIRKTLPLIEEVLNAASLTTADIDAVAYTAGPGLAGALLVGAAIGRSLAWALNIPALAVNHMEGHLLSPILEEPAPAFPFVSLLVSGGHTQLVDVRGIGQYELLGESIDDAVGEAFDKTAKLLGMDYPGGPYLAAKAEQGVADRFVFPRPMTNRPGLDFSFSGLKTFAMNTWMETEQSDQDKADIALAFQTAVVETLAIKCKRALKQTGHKRLVVAGGVSANKALRQKLDSMKGVDVFYPRQQFCSDNGAMIAFAGAMRHQAMKHQEIPSFTVRPRWPLNELSPP; encoded by the coding sequence ATGCGTGTTTTAGGTATTGAATCTTCATGTGACGAAACCGGTGTCGCTATTTACGACACGGAAAAAGGGTTGCTCGCTCACCGCTTATTTAGTCAGATCGCTATGCATGCTGAGTATGGTGGTGTCGTGCCAGAACTGGCTTCCAGAGATCATATCCGTAAAACATTACCACTTATTGAAGAAGTATTAAATGCTGCGTCCTTAACCACTGCAGACATTGATGCTGTCGCTTATACAGCAGGACCTGGCCTAGCTGGCGCTCTGTTAGTTGGCGCAGCAATCGGCCGCAGTTTAGCCTGGGCGTTAAATATTCCCGCTTTAGCCGTCAATCACATGGAAGGACATTTGCTGTCACCTATACTGGAAGAACCTGCACCGGCTTTCCCCTTTGTCTCACTACTAGTGTCCGGCGGCCACACCCAATTGGTGGATGTAAGAGGTATTGGCCAGTATGAACTACTAGGTGAATCGATTGATGATGCGGTAGGTGAGGCTTTTGATAAAACAGCCAAACTTTTAGGCATGGATTATCCAGGCGGCCCATACCTTGCGGCCAAGGCAGAACAAGGTGTCGCCGATCGCTTTGTGTTTCCTCGGCCTATGACTAATCGTCCCGGTTTGGACTTCAGCTTTAGTGGCTTAAAAACATTTGCGATGAATACCTGGATGGAAACAGAGCAATCCGATCAAGATAAAGCCGATATTGCACTGGCTTTTCAAACTGCGGTGGTTGAAACACTGGCTATCAAATGTAAAAGGGCGTTGAAACAGACCGGACATAAGCGATTAGTTGTCGCCGGTGGGGTAAGTGCAAATAAAGCATTACGCCAAAAATTAGATTCAATGAAAGGCGTTGACGTTTTTTATCCTCGGCAACAATTTTGCAGTGACAATGGTGCCATGATTGCTTTTGCTGGTGCCATGCGCCATCAAGCAATGAAACATCAGGAAATACCGAGCTTCACTGTCAGACCGCGCTGGCCACTTAACGAACTCAGCCCACCCTAG
- the dnaG gene encoding DNA primase: MAGQIPPQFIDELLARVDIVDIIDTRVALKKAGKNLHACCPFHNEKTPSFTVSPDKQFYHCFGCGAHGTAIGFLMEYDQLSFPEAIQELADQVGMTVPTTQNVSQSPQQKNLYDLMDKVSQFYVHQLQTHPDRQVFVDYLKSRGLSKNTIETFGIGMAPDGWDNVLKTFGSSQTLVKQLLDTGLLIKNDAGRTYDRFRHRLMFPIRDRRGRVIGFGGRVLDDSTPKYLNSPETPIFHKGTELYGLYQARKQNRKLERILIVEGYMDVIALAEHGITNAVATLGTATTPDHLRQLLRTAPEVVFCFDGDRAGREAAWRAAENALPMLGGNQQLKFMFLPDGEDPDSMVRKHGAEAFESEVLHAQNYSDFFFAWLTEKVELGSMDGRARLVEIAKPYLKHVPAGVYRDMLEQRLAELSQTNMATLNRHIEKPAQKQQRPAKKQTMATMTPLRLAISILLQYPILAREIDDTSSISSLDLPGVNILKELLETLHEHPHLTTAALLERWRNRENSAHLQKLALQSLSLSADELKYELLGIFSQLQKQAKQQRRIYLESKPLSELTEAEKAELRLSQS; encoded by the coding sequence ATGGCTGGTCAAATACCCCCACAATTCATTGATGAGTTGCTAGCCCGGGTCGATATCGTCGATATCATTGATACCCGGGTTGCACTGAAGAAAGCAGGCAAGAATTTGCATGCCTGCTGTCCTTTTCATAATGAAAAAACCCCCTCGTTTACAGTCAGTCCGGATAAGCAGTTCTATCACTGCTTTGGTTGTGGAGCCCATGGCACGGCGATAGGGTTTCTGATGGAATATGATCAGTTAAGCTTTCCTGAAGCTATTCAGGAATTGGCTGATCAGGTTGGCATGACCGTGCCTACCACGCAAAATGTTTCACAATCACCTCAGCAGAAAAACCTTTATGACCTGATGGACAAGGTCAGTCAGTTTTATGTCCATCAATTACAAACGCATCCAGACAGACAGGTTTTTGTCGATTATTTAAAGTCCAGAGGCTTATCCAAAAACACCATAGAGACCTTTGGAATCGGTATGGCGCCCGATGGCTGGGATAATGTTTTAAAGACATTTGGTTCATCTCAGACACTGGTGAAACAGCTTCTCGATACTGGCCTGCTAATCAAAAATGATGCTGGGCGGACCTATGACCGTTTTCGTCATCGATTGATGTTTCCTATTCGCGACAGACGGGGTCGTGTTATCGGTTTTGGTGGTCGGGTGTTGGATGACTCAACGCCAAAATACCTTAACTCGCCGGAAACACCGATCTTCCATAAGGGCACTGAGTTATACGGTCTCTATCAAGCGAGAAAGCAAAATCGTAAACTCGAACGCATACTGATTGTAGAAGGCTATATGGATGTGATTGCATTAGCCGAACACGGCATAACTAATGCTGTTGCAACATTAGGTACCGCTACCACCCCAGATCACTTGCGACAGTTACTTCGAACAGCGCCCGAAGTCGTTTTTTGCTTTGATGGGGATCGTGCAGGCAGAGAAGCGGCCTGGCGAGCGGCCGAAAATGCCCTTCCTATGTTAGGAGGTAATCAGCAACTTAAGTTTATGTTCCTGCCAGATGGTGAAGATCCCGATAGTATGGTACGAAAACACGGTGCTGAAGCATTTGAGTCAGAAGTCTTACACGCACAAAATTATTCTGATTTTTTCTTTGCATGGCTAACTGAGAAAGTCGAGCTGGGATCAATGGATGGGCGTGCAAGACTTGTCGAGATAGCAAAGCCTTATCTTAAACATGTTCCGGCGGGGGTTTACAGAGATATGCTGGAGCAACGCCTAGCGGAATTGAGCCAGACGAATATGGCGACGCTAAATCGTCATATTGAAAAACCAGCACAGAAACAGCAACGCCCAGCCAAAAAACAAACTATGGCGACAATGACGCCACTCAGGCTGGCTATTAGCATTCTTTTACAATATCCGATTCTGGCGCGTGAAATTGATGACACATCGTCAATTAGTTCACTTGATTTACCTGGCGTTAATATTCTTAAAGAATTGCTTGAAACTCTTCATGAGCATCCCCATCTAACTACTGCGGCACTTCTAGAACGTTGGCGTAACAGGGAAAATAGTGCGCATCTTCAGAAACTAGCGCTGCAAAGTTTGAGTCTATCGGCAGATGAACTGAAGTACGAGTTGCTCGGTATTTTTTCGCAACTGCAAAAACAGGCAAAACAACAACGACGAATTTATCTCGAGTCAAAGCCGCTCAGTGAATTAACTGAGGCTGAAAAAGCAGAATTACGGTTATCTCAGAGCTAA
- a CDS encoding entericidin A/B family lipoprotein: MKLTALLIPLTLTLFLSACNTMEGVGKDVESAGDAIEDSASENKNY; the protein is encoded by the coding sequence ATGAAACTTACAGCTTTATTAATTCCATTAACCTTAACGCTATTTTTATCAGCCTGTAATACGATGGAAGGTGTTGGTAAAGATGTTGAGTCTGCTGGCGATGCTATCGAAGACTCGGCATCAGAAAATAAAAATTATTAA
- the pdxH gene encoding pyridoxamine 5'-phosphate oxidase, translated as MDDELGLSDIRTSYQKGSLEEQKSADEPLSQFKAWLAEALDKDVNEANAMTLATVGEHGRPSSRPVLIKGFDEKGLVWFTNYLSRKGHHLAINPFASLQFFWPELERVIRIEGKVEKLEPVESDRYFASRPLTHRIGAWASPQSQVIDNRKVIVEQAAKYALKYGLTPPRPEHWGGYRLVPDYWQFWQGRQSRLHDRISYKLSADNQWIKQRLAP; from the coding sequence ATGGATGATGAATTGGGCTTGTCAGATATTAGAACGAGCTATCAAAAAGGCTCTCTTGAGGAGCAGAAGAGTGCAGATGAGCCATTAAGTCAGTTTAAGGCGTGGTTAGCTGAGGCTTTAGATAAAGACGTTAATGAAGCCAATGCAATGACGCTAGCGACTGTCGGTGAGCACGGACGGCCATCAAGTCGACCAGTATTGATTAAAGGCTTTGATGAAAAAGGTCTAGTGTGGTTTACCAATTATCTGAGCCGGAAAGGACATCATTTAGCCATTAATCCATTTGCTTCATTACAGTTCTTCTGGCCAGAGTTAGAACGCGTTATTCGAATTGAGGGCAAGGTTGAGAAGCTCGAACCTGTTGAGTCGGATCGATATTTTGCATCAAGACCCCTGACTCATCGGATTGGTGCTTGGGCCTCCCCACAAAGCCAGGTGATTGATAATCGAAAAGTGATTGTAGAACAAGCAGCCAAATATGCATTGAAGTATGGCTTAACGCCCCCTCGGCCAGAACATTGGGGTGGTTACAGGTTGGTGCCGGATTATTGGCAGTTCTGGCAGGGCAGGCAAAGCCGCTTGCATGATCGCATTTCATATAAACTAAGCGCTGATAATCAGTGGATAAAACAACGCTTGGCACCATAA
- a CDS encoding DUF883 family protein — protein sequence MATQTTNQELQEQLDALRKDFAEVTSTLKNLTSEYAQQGQDKVKAAAQQAQQQAKESLAKAQGEVEAHPYTSMAVAFGIGLVIGKVLDRK from the coding sequence ATGGCTACACAAACGACAAATCAAGAATTACAAGAACAGCTGGATGCATTACGTAAAGATTTTGCAGAGGTTACCAGCACGCTAAAAAATCTGACATCAGAATATGCTCAGCAAGGCCAAGATAAAGTTAAGGCCGCTGCTCAACAAGCTCAACAGCAAGCTAAGGAATCACTAGCTAAAGCACAAGGCGAAGTTGAAGCGCATCCTTATACTAGTATGGCAGTAGCTTTTGGTATTGGTCTGGTGATCGGTAAAGTACTGGATAGAAAATAA
- a CDS encoding (2Fe-2S)-binding protein, protein MKLTINGESRQVDVPTDTPILWTLRDVLGMTGTKFGCGKALCGACTVMLDGQPIRSCVTPISAAENKKITTIEAVSEDKVGQAVQEAWQSINVPQCGYCQSGQIVAATALLRDNPNPTDEDIDNAMSGNICRCGTYTRIRAAIKQAAQQGGK, encoded by the coding sequence ATGAAACTCACAATTAATGGCGAAAGCCGTCAGGTTGATGTCCCCACAGATACCCCCATTCTGTGGACACTTAGAGATGTCCTAGGTATGACGGGGACAAAGTTTGGCTGTGGTAAGGCGCTATGTGGTGCCTGTACTGTGATGCTGGATGGTCAGCCAATTCGTTCTTGTGTTACGCCGATCAGTGCTGCTGAAAACAAGAAAATCACAACCATAGAAGCGGTCTCTGAGGACAAAGTCGGCCAGGCTGTTCAAGAAGCTTGGCAGTCAATCAATGTACCGCAGTGCGGTTATTGTCAGTCAGGACAGATCGTTGCTGCTACAGCACTGCTTCGCGATAATCCTAACCCAACAGATGAAGATATTGATAATGCGATGAGTGGAAATATTTGTCGTTGTGGTACCTACACACGTATTCGGGCAGCCATCAAACAAGCAGCGCAGCAGGGGGGTAAATAA